Proteins co-encoded in one Aethina tumida isolate Nest 87 chromosome 7, icAetTumi1.1, whole genome shotgun sequence genomic window:
- the LOC109604226 gene encoding uncharacterized protein LOC109604226: MTDLQSVPSDIIAISNRVASKIGIENPEIILHEGNAKGEGYVGEIVFIQLKDKNNGKSQHIVVKRSFTNKQIRELAPIRQIYLSEILFYDNILPSLQRFQVENGLEKFDKVCKCLLTSKEENNEYLVLENIKKIGFELFDKTKILSYKHIEAIYKTYAYLHATSFLYRKFKSEEFDKMFDGLIDMYEELMKGDYSRTMWIDMFKMCSEKLIPGEDDEVIAAYDKYVKDGLNQMKHASTYDGKYPLLTHGDCWSNNMMFKYDDKGDIVDLKLLDWQLVKLGTPVQDLSYCLYSGASLDTFERLDDLLRVYYDKFSAVLQQCGENPEEVYPFTILKEEWKQYCKFGWSAALMIIKAKTTKQEDKVDFADISMTDNQGEMIKKLVHGTPSTEYDRRVRELLLHVYKIGGM; the protein is encoded by the exons ATGACGGACTTACAATCAGTGCCAAGTGATATTATCGCCATCTCAAATAGAGTTGCTTCAAAAATCGGCATCGAAAATccagaaataattttacatgaaGGCAACGCCAAAGGAGAAGGGTACGTTGGAGAAATTGTATTTATCCAGTTAAAGGACAAGAATAATGGAAAGAGCCAACACATTGTTGTGAAACGATCATTtactaataaacaaattagagAATTAGCCCCTATAAGGCAGATATATTTGAGCgaaattctattttatgaTAACATTTTGCCGTCCCTGCAGCGATTTCAAGTGGAAAATGGCTTGGAAAAGTTCGATAAAGTGTGTAAATGTTTATTGACAAGCAAAGAAGAGAACAACGAGTATTTGGTgctggaaaatattaaaaaaatcggaTTTGAACTTTTCGACAAGaccaaaattttatcctataAACACATTGAAGCAATCTATAAAACTTACGCTTATCTACATGCAACCAGTTTTTTGTACAGAAAATTCAAATCCGAAGAATTCGATAAGATGTTTGATGGCTTAATTGATATGTATGAAGAGCTTATGAAAGGTGATTATTCTAGAACGATGTGGATAGAcatgtttaaaatgtgttcCGAAAAACTGATTCCTGGCGAGGATGATGAAGTTATAGCTGCGTacgataaatatgtaaaagatGGGCTTAACCAAATGAAACATGCGTCGACCTATGACGGAAAATATCCCCTTCTTACACACGGGGACTGTTGGAGCAATAACATGATGTTTAAATATGAT gaCAAAGGGGACATAGTAGATCTAAAACTTTTGGACTGGCAACTTGTTAAACTGGGTACACCAGTTCAAGATTTATCATATTGCCTTTATTCAGGTGCCTCACTGGATACATTCGAAAGACTGGATGACCTCCTTAGAgtttattatgataaattttctGCAGTTTTGCAACAATGTGGTGAAAATCCGGAAGAAGTGTACCCTTTTACAATATTGAAGGAAGAGTGGaaacaatattgtaaatttggaTGGTCAGCTGCTCTGATGATTATAAAAGcgaaaactacaaaacaaGAAGATAAAGTGGACTTCGCTGATATTAGCATGACTGACAATCAAGGTGAAATGATCAAGAAATTGGTACATGGAACGCCTTCTACAGAATACGATAGGAGAGTGCGGGAACTCTTATTACATGTCTACAAAATAGGTGGCatgtaa
- the LOC109606852 gene encoding mannose-6-phosphate isomerase translates to MELQCQVQKYDWGKIGNSSTVAKLVKTQLEIEETSPYAELWMGTHVNGPSMVKSNGNPLSQLIKENPEFIGKSVREIFGDDLPYLFKILSVNKALSIQAHPDKKLAEELHAKFPSVYKDPNHKPELAIALTPFEALCGFRPIKEIRNFVTTIPELNRIVGAEILNVPDDVQFLKFSFASLFQLSKDSLEKEAQSLIERFSTLSEQDRESQLAPLIEVLNGQFPSDVGLFVVYFLNYVKLQPGEAIYLGASKPHAYLSGDCVECMACSDNVVRAGFTPKFIDVETLVSMLIYEGENPSDILFKPTKEDGNTQIYRPPVPDFAVAQIKISAGQSYATIPRDSGSIIIVIGGSGSVSGGSTIQNGSVLFVPANVSLQITSSEDLIMYQGLANV, encoded by the exons atGGAGTTACAGTGTCAAGTTCAAAAATACGACTGGGGAAAAATCGGAAATTCGAGCACCGTTGCAAAATTGGTCAAAACCCAGCTTGAAATCGAAGAAACTAGCCCTTATGCCGAATTATGGATGGGTACCCACGTAAACGGACCTTCTATGGTTAAAAGTAACGGTAACCCATTGTCACAGTTGATTAAAGAGAACCCCGAATTCATTGGTAAATCCGTAAGAGAAATATTCGGAGATGATTTACCctatttgttcaaaattttatctgtTAACAAGGCTTTGTCCATTCAAGCTCACCCTGATAag AAACTTGCTGAAGAATTGCATGCAAAGTTTCCCAGTGTTTACAAAGACCCAAATCACAAACCAGAACTTGCCATTGCTCTAACACCATTTGAAGCACTGTGTGGTTTCAGACCcattaaagaaattagaaattttgtcacca CCATTCCAGAACTCAATAGGATTGTGGGGGCTGAAATATTGAATGTACCTGATGATGtccaatttcttaaattttcgtTTGCTTCCCTGTTCCAATTAAGCAAAGATTCCTTGGAAAAAGAAGCTCAAAGCTTAATTGAAAGGTTCAGCacattaa gTGAACAGGATAGAGAATCACAATTAGCCCCATTAATAGAAGTATTAAATGGTCAGTTTCCCAGTGACGTTGGTCTTTTTGTTGTCTACTTTTTAAACTATGTAAAGCTACAGCCAGGAGAAGCTATTTATTTGGGCGCCAGCAAACCCCACGCCTATTTATCTGGAG attGCGTTGAATGCATGGCGTGCTCGGACAACGTGGTCAGAGCGGGCTTCACCCCCAAATTCATCGACGTCGAAACGCTAGTTTCAATGTTGATTTACGAGGGCGAAAACCCGTCCGACATCCTCTTCAAGCCGACAAAAGAAGACGGAAACACGCAGATTTACAGGCCGCCAGTTCCAGACTTTGCGGTCGCACAAATCAAAATATCCGCGGGACAAAGTTACGCAACCATTCCAAGAGACAGCGGCAGCATTATCATTGTAATCGGCGGTTCCGGGTCGGTATCGGGCGGAAGCACCATTCAGAACGGGTCTGTTTTATTTGTGCCGGCGAACGTTTCATTACAAATCACTTCCAGCGAGGACTTGATCATGTATCAAGGATTGGCCAATgtttaa
- the LOC109606851 gene encoding gem-associated protein 5-like produces the protein MNTVAIPPGLGWYVTSIVACAPDNTLVYGARFDIVVVKQTDKDKPLNVRIITRAHQSTILSVAVNNKNWGPGHKYAVTVCDNKIIKLWDIENMQKVLSHNHHLSVSNTEKVVGVTFAGDDRVISVSETGKIVIWNILLNSFDSLDLFNGKDTVTCLSTCPHAAWLTAFGFKNGMVMICDLRRQGKILYKLRGHEKSVLDLAWCPVPVNVFPQNPRNTVGMKKRSGTPELESVDGFDDPLNGLCEQVVALDVKGDTPTTTSPPVVEIVGEQGGSGDQERQTLPESIDDKAPESSEEVKIGNVGQEPQTLETPMVVDKIPEILKGIKIENGGQDCPKTEPETLKQSEEIKVETVSQGEANVSKETEVEVEKSNQEEPKVIETEKEQTPKKTEKNKKGKSKTSTEAEIKKEETPKKSDKVKEEKSKTSTESEIKKDSPPKKSGKGKKERSKTSSESEKKEETPKKSEKAEKVKAKTSSEPDVKDETPKISEEVKGKKKKRKGSSTDTPEEVKKEPVVQAPTPGSKKTDKKKKENPWINLKHADDDEQPKITKNAAKAKSPERDFAAECRALKEKIMGVVDEPNSGRKICKRNRKKGKQNEEEAVKNEQSEEKPQVNVPRYLELNEDVDQSERTESAPDSLREVPQEINNDESEQTQSADEQTESAPESLLEIAQQDSQMMESEQIQVVNDQTESAPESLRDVPQAEGQNVESEQIEVEAEEERTESAPESLLEIAREDNQNMETESTEDAPESLPQEQVQNMEVNTESPAQNPEEQVVERIQGGAPEVAQQHDNIVQEEEVQEADAAQSQAVIITRSPVDSVEEEPRREYLLASSAREGHIYIWRAGTDGRMQTFLNLPNKPFKKMRAFNSEKVFVTLAWPTPNMLLCTSKFGELLQWTVPKPCEKERHVTNIHKDHGSIIFKVMTPMVLGDEYNWKNLKPSNVWSAGIDRRILNTSLGPSKANLACITTLGGQVTCLSASPFAPTKVALGTSEGVFKVWDLSKHSAKSIQMTHFYSKVKNTVTCLRWDPRNETGLVFGTTEGRVGLVDSSNPNKMPILVKHFFKDPIHQIDFGPLKGYEKRGLYIVSEGRLGIYDLQNLNNEPELLKVPEGTYVFNAAWKPRHPILVVSTKNKSLLVFDGDLNLKKTHYILEKFNNIIWHPQSAQKANNLTKYSKCFAATNVTKNFFLGTLHDDTVEFEVFTGHSGNVLSLSWCPFDKDLLCSVGEEGSAQVWNMATKTLVGTFNHPSYEPLTTVVWSPLFIDQIIVGSKDHTVYMWNISENPPRVAEEISEHRREVLKQVIDETFDLVGKGSKTATEKSKSEKHATLFPGLYTGKNPVSHIADLHKLLDWMEARNRGETSRTQGLNAQQNDLLKMYGSKEEVNDLIKKDLKTNRDRSKFSNVDTITLIQGDIKAGVQAAIEHKRVNPWIISVAPMISTDVWRKACETYAHQLMEIAETDPLELMTYLLVLHNVEDAINSLCERGLYREAFILAKVRLPDGHETITKVIESWRHHAFVTGQFELAAQHDIALGQYERAAQLLYRRSDVPALELAVALSQKTKNQDLKIAVMQRLQDLKMVNPS, from the exons ATGAATACGGTGGCCATACCCCCGGGTCTCGGCTGGTACGTCACTTCGATAGTGGCGTGCGCCCCTGACAATACCCTGGTATACGGGGCGCGCTTTGACATCGTCGTCGTCAAACAGACAGACAAAGATAAACCTCTCAATGTGAGGATCATCACTAGGGCCCACCAGTCTAC TATCCTCTCAGTGGCTGTCAACAACAAAAACTGGGGACCTGGACACAAGTATGCTGTTACAGTGTGTGACAACAAGATTATAAAGTTGTGGGACATAGAGAACATGCAGAAGGTTCTCTCCCATAATCACCACCTAAGCGTTAGTAAT ACAGAAAAAGTGGTTGGTGTTACTTTTGCTGGAGACGATCGAGTAATCAGCGTGTCCGAGACtggaaaaatagtaatttggaacattttattaaacagtttCGATAGTTTAGATCTATTCAATGGCAAAGATACTGTGACTTGTCTATCGACATGTCCGCATGCTGCATGGCTTACAGCGTTCGGATTCAAGAACGGAATGGTTATGATTTGCGATCTCAGAC gtcagggtaaaattttatataaactcaGAGGCCATGAGAAATCGGTTTTGGACTTGGCTTGGTGTCCAGTTCCTGTTAACGTGTTCCCCCAAAATCCTAGAAACACGGTGGGAATGAAGAAACGGTCAGGCACACCGGAGCTAGAGTCGGTGGATGGATTTGACGATCCTTTGAATGGTTTATGCGAACAGGTTGTTGCCTTAGACGTCAAAGGTGATACTCCCACAACAACGTCGCCACCTGTAGTCGAAATTGTTGGAGAACAAGGTGGATCTGGAGATCAGGAGAGACAAACGCTGCCAGAATCGATTGATGATAAGGCTCCTGAATCATCAGAAGaggttaaaattggaaatgttGGTCAAGAGCCCCAAACACTAGAAACTCCGATGGTTGTTGATAAAATCCCTGAAATACTAAAaggaattaaaattgaaaatggtgGTCAAGACTGTCCAAAAACTGAACCAGAAACTCTCAAACAATCAGAAGAGATTAAAGTTGAAACTGTCAGTCAGGGAGAAGCGAATGTTTCCAAAGAAACAGAAGTAGAAGTTGAGAAAAGCAATCAGGAGGAACCAAAAGTAATTGAAACCGAAAAGGAACAAACACctaaaaaaacagaaaagaataaaaaagggAAATCAAAAACATCAACGGaagctgaaataaaaaaagaagaaactcCCAAGAAATCGGACAAAGTTAAAGAAGAGAAGTCAAAAACTTCCACAGAATCGGAGATAAAAAAAGACTCTCCTCCTAAAAAATCTGGGAAAGGCAAAAAGGAAAGGTCAAAAACTTCTTCAGAATCGGagaaaaaagaagaaactcctaaaaaatcagaaaaagcTGAAAAGGTGAAGGCAAAAACCTCATCAGAACCAGATGTGAAAGATGAAACACCTAAAATATCAGAAGAAGTTAAAGGGAAAAAGAAGAAGAGAAAGGGTTCAAGTACAGATACTCCGGAAGAAGTGAAAAAAGAACCTGTCGTGCAAGCCCCGACACCTGGTAGTAAAAAAACCGACAAGAAGAAGAAAGAAAATCCATGGATTAATCTGAAACATGCCGACGACGATGAACAACcgaaaatcactaaaaatgcCGCAAAAGCCAAGTCCCCCGAACGCGACTTTGCTGCCGAATGCAGAGCattgaaggaaaaaattatGGGCGTGGTTGATGAGCCCAATTCCGGAAGGAAGATATGTAAAAGGAACAGGAAAAAGGGGAAACAAAATGAGGAGGAGGCCGTTAAAAATGAGCAATCGGAAGAGAAACCGCAAGTAAACGTACCTAGATATTTAGAACTTAATGAAGATGTGGACCAATCTGAACGAACTGAGAGTGCGCCAGACAGTCTCCGTGAAGTGCcgcaagaaattaataatgatgaaTCCGAACAGACTCAATCTGCTGACGAACAAACGGAGAGTGCACCGGAAAGTCTACTTGAAATAGCCCAACAAGACAGTCAAATGATGGAGTCTGAACAAATTCAAGTGGTAAATGATCAAACGGAGAGTGCCCCGGAAAGTTTACGTGACGTACCACAAGCAGAGGGTCAGAATGTGGAATCTGAGCAGATTGAAGTTGAAGCTGAAGAAGAACGTACGGAGAGTGCGCCAGAGAGTCTTCTTGAAATAGCACGGGAAGACAATCAAAATATGGAAACTGAATCTACAGAGGATGCTCCGGAAAGTTTACCACAAGAGCAGGTTCAAAATATGGAGGTAAACACTGAGAGTCCAGCACAAAATCCCGAAGAACAAGTTGTGGAACGAATTCAAGGAGGAGCACCAGAAGTGGCACAACAACATGACAATATCGTTCAAGAGGAGGAAGTTCAGGAAGCAGACGCAGCGCAATCACAGGCTGTTATTATAACACGGAGCCCTGTAGATTCAGTTGAAGAGGAACCTCGCCGAGAGTATCTGTTGGCTTCGTCGGCTCGGGAAGG CCATATTTACATTTGGAGAGCCGGAACCGATGGACGGATGCAAACCTTCCTGAACTTGCCCAATAAACCTTTCAAGAAAATGCGAGCGTTCAACAGCGAAAAGGTGTTTGTTACATTGGCATGGCCGACTCCGAACATGTTGTTGTGCACATCTAAGTTCGGGGAATTGTTGCAGTGGACGGTGCCGAAGCCGTGCGA gaaAGAACGTCACGTCACGAACATCCACAAGGACCATGGCAGTATTATATTCAAAGTAATGACCCCCATGGTGTTAGGAGACGAGTACAACTGGAAGAATTTAAAGCCCAGCAACGTTTGGTCGGCGGGCATTGATCGCCGCATATTGAACACCAGTTTAGGGCCTTCGAAGGCAAACCTCGCTTGTATCACGACCCTTGGCGGGCAGGTGACTTGTCTTTCAGCCTCTCCCTTCGCTCCAACTAA GGTGGCTTTGGGAACTTCCGAGGGTGTATTCAAAGTTTGGGACCTGAGCAAGCATAGTGCCAAATCTATTCAAATGACACACTTTTACAGCAAAGTTAAAAATACCGTTACTTGTTTAAGATGGGATCCTAGAAATGAAACTGGTTTGGTGTTTGGCACCACAGAAGGAcgg GTTGGTCTTGTTGATTCGTCCAATCCGAATAAAATGCCCATACTTGTGAAGCACTTCTTCAAGGACCCTATCCATCAAATTGATTTTGGACCACTGAAAGGCTACGAAAAACGCGGTCTCTATATTGTTTCTGAAGGGAGACTTGGCATTTACGACCtgcaaaacttaaataatg AGCCGGAATTGCTGAAGGTACCAGAAGGTACGTACGTGTTTAATGCCGCTTGGAAGCCCCGTCATCCCATCCTCGTCGTGAGCACCAAAAACAAATCACTTCTGGTATTTGACGGCGActtgaatttgaaaaagaCCCATTACATTCTGGAGAAattcaacaatataatatGGCATCCTCAATCTGCACAAAAGGCGAACAACCTTACCAAGTACAGCAAATGTTTTGCAGCCACAAATGTTACCAAGAACTTCTTCCTTGGCACATTGCATGATGATACAG TTGAATTCGAAGTATTTACTGGACATTCAGGAAACGTTTTGTCGTTGTCGTGGTGTCCATTCGATAAGGATCTGCTCTGCAGCGTTGGAGAGGAAGGCTCTGCCCAGGTGTGGAACATGGCGACCAAAACGTTGGTCGGCACCTTCAACCATCCGAGCTATGAACCACTGACGACTGTGGTCTGGAGTCCTTTATTCATTGATCAAATAATCGTCGGATCAAAAGACCACACAGTTTACATGTGGAACATCAGCGAAAACCCACCCAGAGTGGCTGaag AAATATCCGAACACCGCAGAGAAGTTTTGAAGCAAGTCATTGATGAAACTTTCGATTTGGTGGGCAAAGGCTCAAAAACAGCTACCGAAAAGTCGAAGAGCGAAAAGCACGCCACACTATTCCCCGGGTTGTATACCGGAAAAAACCCCGTCAGCCACATTGCCGATTTACACAAACTCTTGGATTGGATGGAGGCTAGAAATCGCGGGGAAACCTCCAGAACTCAGGGACTTAACGCCCAACAAAACGACCTACTTAAAATGTACGGCAGCAAGGAGGAAGTGAacgatttaataaagaaagact taaaaactaACAGGGATAGAAGCAAATTCAGCAACGTCGATACAATTACCTTAATCCAAGGAGACATCAAGGCAGGAGTTCAAGCAGCAATAGAACATAAACGAGTTAATCCCTGGATCATTTCCGTAGCCCCTATGATCTCAACTga TGTATGGCGTAAAGCTTGTGAAACTTACGCACATCAATTGATGGAAATCGCGGAAACAGATCCGTTGGAATTAATGACTTATTTATTGGTGCTGCATAATGTTGAGGATGCTATTAATAGTCTGTGTGAACGAGGCTTGTATCGAGAGGCATTTATTTTGGCCAAAGTTAGATTACCTGATGGACATGAAACTATCACAAAGGTTATTGAAAGTTGGAGGCATCATGCGTTCGTCACTGGACAATTTGAACTTGCTGCTCAACA TGACATCGCTTTAGGACAGTATGAAAGGGCTGCACAACTTCTGTACAGAAGATCTGATGTGCCCGCTTTAGAGTTAGCGGTTGCTCTTtctcaaaaaacaaaaaatcaagaTCTTAAGATAGCAGTCATGCAAAGATTACAGGATCTTAAAATGGTGAATCCGAGTtaa